A stretch of Armatimonadota bacterium DNA encodes these proteins:
- a CDS encoding SBBP repeat-containing protein — protein MNLTLKNRAAKLSLSAAVALVTMAMPAGASAQLQMSWASRYSEHSFIAEAAKDVVADSAGNAYVTGKADNQCVTIKYGPSGSLRWVARYWGNPLNSGGAAGHKVALDGDGNVLVAGFTASYGPRQCVVLKYDSNGTQLWESRFDTQGDPTGLETDHLGNVYVLGAGLGRALMKLDGNGNELWALGSVGTYDFAVDSGGNAYVTQGTAGYARTCKVDPNGIVLWTAEAQFSDGTGWGRAAIALDANGNPYVTCGSRTTKYDTEGNEQWFAIRPGPVSNDDIAVDADGDVFVSGTAVWHGNGDYAVTKFGPQGAELWTSYYDNQDSWVDVASGLVLKPSGDAVVTGNSRGLYEGDHFTTVQFDGETGQIVWVDRYLGLGLGAAVPVSIAMDPFGNVYVTGSGQGQGQFDWLTIKYEANGDIDADGLSNLDEVNVYHTDPNVADTDGDLLIDGAEVNTHHTNPLVGDTDGDGLLDGTEVDMAHGTGCPSPLNPDSDGDGLSDGAEVALGTSPCNPDTDVDGVNDAQDPTPLTPGVPGGWIENAIRNDAAAVLGFSLTLIDAPNANAAAGRRNALSTAFTTAANLVAQGNRQAAISELSALLGRLDGDPSPPDWMVDGPEKSTGGFLRGEGEPGGFALQPSSASLCG, from the coding sequence ATGAACTTGACCTTGAAGAACCGTGCGGCGAAGCTCAGCCTATCGGCCGCCGTCGCCCTCGTCACTATGGCTATGCCTGCCGGGGCCTCTGCCCAACTCCAGATGAGTTGGGCGTCGAGATATAGCGAGCACAGCTTCATCGCTGAGGCCGCCAAGGACGTTGTCGCAGATTCCGCCGGCAACGCCTATGTAACCGGCAAGGCAGACAATCAGTGCGTGACCATCAAGTACGGACCGAGCGGCTCACTCCGTTGGGTCGCTCGGTATTGGGGAAACCCGCTGAACAGTGGCGGCGCAGCGGGTCACAAGGTTGCCCTAGACGGAGACGGGAACGTTCTGGTTGCCGGATTCACTGCCAGCTATGGCCCGCGCCAATGCGTGGTCCTCAAGTACGACTCCAATGGAACTCAGTTGTGGGAATCGCGCTTCGACACCCAAGGTGATCCAACTGGGCTCGAAACCGACCACTTGGGCAATGTGTACGTACTGGGGGCCGGCTTGGGGCGTGCCCTGATGAAGTTGGACGGCAACGGCAATGAACTGTGGGCGCTCGGGTCAGTGGGAACCTACGACTTCGCCGTCGATTCCGGCGGGAACGCATACGTTACACAGGGTACTGCAGGGTACGCCAGAACCTGCAAGGTTGACCCGAATGGAATCGTGCTGTGGACTGCGGAAGCACAATTCAGCGATGGGACCGGATGGGGGCGAGCTGCGATTGCGCTCGATGCCAACGGTAATCCTTACGTGACGTGCGGTTCTCGAACGACAAAGTACGACACAGAAGGCAATGAGCAGTGGTTCGCCATTCGTCCCGGGCCGGTTTCGAACGATGATATCGCTGTGGACGCGGACGGAGATGTGTTCGTTAGCGGCACCGCAGTATGGCACGGTAACGGTGACTATGCTGTCACCAAGTTTGGACCGCAGGGTGCCGAACTATGGACATCGTATTACGACAACCAGGATAGCTGGGTGGACGTAGCGTCGGGGCTCGTCCTGAAGCCTTCAGGAGATGCGGTCGTTACCGGCAACTCTCGTGGATTATATGAGGGAGATCACTTCACGACCGTGCAATTCGATGGAGAGACCGGCCAGATTGTTTGGGTCGACAGATACCTTGGATTAGGGCTTGGGGCAGCAGTTCCGGTCTCCATCGCGATGGACCCATTTGGCAATGTTTATGTCACCGGAAGTGGGCAGGGCCAGGGGCAGTTCGATTGGCTGACCATCAAGTACGAAGCCAATGGCGACATTGACGCCGATGGCCTATCCAACCTGGACGAGGTCAACGTCTACCACACCGACCCGAACGTGGCAGACACCGACGGCGACCTTCTGATCGACGGAGCTGAAGTCAACACGCATCACACCAATCCGCTTGTTGGGGACACCGACGGAGACGGCCTGCTTGACGGCACCGAGGTGGACATGGCCCACGGCACAGGCTGCCCGAGCCCTCTGAATCCCGACTCGGACGGCGACGGACTGAGCGATGGAGCCGAGGTTGCCTTGGGGACTTCGCCGTGCAACCCCGACACGGATGTCGACGGGGTGAACGACGCCCAGGATCCGACCCCCCTGACGCCAGGCGTGCCGGGCGGATGGATCGAAAACGCCATACGAAACGATGCGGCCGCCGTGTTGGGCTTCAGCCTGACGCTGATCGACGCCCCCAATGCCAACGCGGCAGCGGGCCGCAGAAACGCGCTCAGCACCGCGTTCACCACTGCGGCAAACCTGGTTGCCCAGGGCAACAGGCAGGCGGCGATCTCGGAATTGTCGGCGCTTCTGGGCCGTCTGGACGGCGACCCGTCGCCGCCTGATTGGATGGTTGACGGCCCCGAAAAGTCTACGGGAGGCTTTTTGAGGGGGGAGGGGGAACCGGGCGGCTTTGCGCTTCAACCCTCAAGCGCCTCTCTTTGTGGATAA
- a CDS encoding tetratricopeptide repeat protein → MNERDLSTALTRLLDELRGLGRGATSSDKGGAFDDHFESLVRSADGAGAILMSEAARKRGLDALLDRARARAKAKEQEHSYGTFNGEAMGRWGFGLPRASRPIRWSLAFAGLAALILLGYLAVTWQLQRSRAVAPAPPKQTRPLPERLAPDRSAPDRNGPVADNKGGAKSPPPSKRGRGDHKGAVAVKPPTAGTLVRVVGDLQVYEPGAKEARPASRGMKVAFGSRIETGDMGTATLRFSDGTIVGLGFNTIVTLPDAPRGAVSASRPNRISLGLGRLYASVQHDLAGSPFEVVTPVATAQVVGTEFGLEVARTEDESQRLRATLQVREGKVAFFNSFGSETATGMTESVVVEGSKPTEPKRLSVLRLTQGSAYRSVKAPGQSSTTFHLLVDGTSRLTTQSALYRLAMPGGSLLLEGESVADGVRVLYMWSHSPALRAGIWRDDVIVAMDGQPTRSMLDVRRVAWRSMGKRIGVSLIRKGQQRSIPVVPIVEGQPIPSWNADIADAVRPWTDLGLWQSREEGIEGLQRELRENPTCAGWINLGILHEIGDDMGEAIRAFQQAVRLEPQSALAHQNLAIALKKIGNLPRAAEEARIAVRFAPHWPWAHMELSDILLASGDLAGALVATRNGKRLLPGAGLVLHGEAKILQRMGRIPEALQVVHLATEIDPYHVNPWQFLTQYYYQARDGLKDAEIYGRRAIEVNPNDGNSRQVLAGALHRTGRTNEALEQVEEGLRREPQQPYLWQRKGLILSDLGKLEEALVAHEYAVKYDPNNTSFLTNMAYTLEDLGRIREAESAYKKAIEAGPTNRLAYMNLANLYHREGNLGLSETWFRRLYEMAPDFAMGMRGFGHVLAQLGQHVEAVEILKKSLALEPRDPETHWRLGAALTDMGRPEEGEPFLRKSVAMEPRDPFAHVNLARCLVALRKFDEAVKHLAELERLAPQDPQAPYEVAMLMERMNRWEEAEAAYLRSLKINPKFSNALNGLGLLKQRNRLLKEAEDLFRQAIEARSGNIEARSNLADLLAKTGRFEEAVAESRALLKIAPGDAFTLNWLAWEFSERGINLDEALALAKQATKLEPRNANFLDTLGAVFFKRNELPQAILAYKRSIELYGARASAVHVWASLANVYKKQGQHADAAKALAKAAEIEPNNPGRWLDLGNGLAQAGKPKEAEEAFKRALELAPASAQVHLGYGNHLRKVSRYPEAETILRKALALAPKNPFCSINLAEMLKDLKRFDEAVQVYRDFLAIDAANGMVLNNLASIFALTGKNLDEALDLARRAVADNPSRPNRAALVGEIQRMRGDLTDAEIWLRKALDLYKNSTDAAETWAELGLVYEARCNKAKAVEHFRKALSFDPKQQNALDGIKRLGG, encoded by the coding sequence ATGAACGAGCGCGATCTCAGCACAGCCCTAACGCGCCTGTTGGACGAGCTTCGCGGCTTGGGACGGGGGGCCACTTCGAGCGATAAGGGCGGGGCGTTTGACGACCATTTCGAATCCCTGGTTCGGTCGGCGGATGGGGCGGGCGCGATCCTAATGAGCGAGGCGGCGCGGAAGCGGGGCCTGGACGCTCTTCTGGACAGAGCGAGGGCACGTGCCAAAGCCAAAGAGCAGGAGCACTCCTACGGCACCTTCAACGGAGAGGCCATGGGGCGGTGGGGGTTTGGGTTGCCCAGGGCGTCGCGTCCGATTCGTTGGAGCCTGGCGTTCGCCGGCTTGGCGGCTCTGATCCTTCTTGGCTACCTGGCCGTGACGTGGCAGCTCCAGCGCTCGAGAGCCGTCGCCCCGGCGCCGCCGAAGCAGACGAGGCCGCTCCCAGAGCGACTGGCGCCGGACCGCTCGGCCCCGGATCGCAATGGCCCGGTGGCCGACAACAAGGGCGGCGCCAAGAGCCCGCCGCCATCGAAACGCGGCAGGGGCGACCATAAAGGTGCAGTCGCCGTGAAACCGCCGACAGCGGGCACGCTCGTCCGCGTCGTCGGGGATCTGCAGGTCTACGAACCGGGCGCGAAGGAGGCGCGGCCTGCGTCGCGAGGCATGAAAGTGGCTTTCGGGTCTCGCATCGAGACCGGCGACATGGGTACTGCGACCCTGCGGTTTAGCGACGGGACGATCGTGGGGCTCGGGTTCAACACGATCGTGACCTTGCCCGATGCGCCGCGTGGCGCTGTCTCGGCCTCCAGGCCGAACCGGATCTCGCTGGGCTTGGGCCGGCTCTATGCTTCGGTGCAGCATGACTTGGCCGGGTCGCCATTCGAGGTCGTGACTCCGGTCGCGACGGCCCAGGTCGTTGGCACGGAGTTTGGCCTGGAGGTCGCGAGGACCGAGGACGAATCGCAAAGACTCAGAGCGACCTTGCAGGTTAGGGAAGGCAAGGTGGCCTTCTTCAACAGCTTTGGAAGCGAGACGGCCACGGGGATGACCGAATCGGTTGTGGTGGAAGGGTCGAAGCCCACGGAACCGAAGAGGCTGAGCGTTTTGCGGCTCACCCAAGGTTCGGCATACCGCTCGGTGAAGGCACCAGGCCAATCGTCCACGACGTTTCACTTACTTGTCGATGGGACATCGCGCCTAACCACCCAGAGCGCGCTCTATCGGTTGGCGATGCCGGGCGGCTCACTTTTACTGGAGGGCGAAAGCGTCGCAGACGGGGTTCGCGTGTTGTATATGTGGTCTCATTCGCCTGCACTGCGGGCGGGGATATGGCGCGACGACGTGATCGTGGCCATGGATGGGCAGCCTACGCGAAGCATGCTCGACGTCAGGCGCGTGGCTTGGCGCTCGATGGGCAAGCGAATTGGCGTGTCGCTCATTCGCAAGGGCCAACAGCGGTCCATCCCCGTCGTGCCGATCGTCGAGGGACAGCCCATCCCGTCCTGGAACGCCGACATTGCCGACGCCGTGAGGCCGTGGACCGACTTGGGCCTATGGCAGAGCCGAGAGGAAGGAATAGAGGGGCTGCAGCGCGAGCTTAGGGAGAACCCGACGTGCGCTGGCTGGATAAACCTGGGAATCCTGCACGAAATAGGCGACGACATGGGCGAGGCCATCCGCGCCTTCCAGCAAGCTGTGCGACTTGAGCCACAAAGTGCCTTGGCGCACCAAAACCTGGCCATCGCGCTCAAGAAGATTGGTAACCTGCCGCGTGCGGCAGAAGAGGCCCGGATCGCTGTTCGCTTTGCGCCCCATTGGCCTTGGGCACACATGGAGCTCTCCGACATTCTGCTGGCTTCCGGCGATCTGGCAGGAGCCCTCGTCGCCACCCGCAACGGCAAGAGGCTGCTCCCCGGCGCTGGGCTCGTGCTTCATGGCGAAGCCAAGATTTTGCAGCGAATGGGAAGGATCCCAGAGGCGCTGCAGGTGGTGCACTTGGCCACCGAGATAGATCCGTATCACGTCAACCCGTGGCAGTTCCTCACCCAATACTACTATCAAGCGAGGGACGGGCTGAAGGACGCGGAGATCTATGGCCGACGGGCGATCGAGGTGAACCCCAACGACGGGAACTCGCGCCAGGTCCTTGCCGGAGCCCTGCATCGAACGGGAAGGACCAACGAAGCCCTCGAACAGGTCGAGGAGGGCCTGCGACGAGAGCCACAACAGCCCTACCTTTGGCAGCGCAAAGGGCTCATCCTGAGCGACCTCGGAAAGCTCGAAGAGGCCCTCGTTGCCCATGAGTACGCCGTCAAATACGACCCGAACAACACCTCCTTCCTCACCAACATGGCCTACACCCTGGAGGATCTCGGCCGCATTCGGGAGGCCGAAAGCGCCTACAAGAAGGCCATCGAAGCCGGACCCACCAACCGGTTGGCCTACATGAACCTCGCCAACCTCTACCATCGGGAAGGCAACCTGGGGCTCTCCGAGACTTGGTTTAGGCGACTGTACGAGATGGCGCCGGACTTTGCGATGGGGATGAGGGGGTTTGGCCACGTTCTCGCACAACTCGGCCAGCACGTGGAGGCGGTTGAAATCCTTAAAAAGTCCCTCGCGCTAGAGCCGCGGGACCCGGAGACGCACTGGCGGCTCGGAGCCGCGCTGACGGACATGGGCAGGCCCGAAGAAGGAGAGCCGTTCCTTAGGAAGTCCGTCGCGATGGAACCAAGGGACCCCTTCGCCCACGTCAATCTGGCCAGGTGCCTGGTGGCGCTCCGCAAGTTCGACGAAGCTGTCAAACACTTGGCGGAGCTTGAGCGCTTGGCGCCGCAAGACCCGCAAGCGCCGTATGAGGTGGCGATGCTCATGGAGCGGATGAACCGCTGGGAGGAGGCCGAAGCCGCCTACCTGCGCTCGCTGAAGATCAACCCCAAGTTCTCGAACGCGCTGAACGGTCTCGGGCTCCTCAAACAGCGCAACAGGCTGCTCAAAGAGGCCGAAGACCTGTTCCGGCAGGCCATTGAGGCGCGCTCAGGCAATATCGAGGCGCGCTCCAATCTCGCCGATCTGCTCGCGAAAACGGGCCGGTTTGAGGAAGCCGTCGCGGAATCAAGGGCGCTGCTTAAGATCGCTCCGGGCGATGCCTTCACCCTGAACTGGCTGGCGTGGGAGTTCTCCGAGCGGGGAATCAACCTGGATGAGGCGCTTGCGCTGGCCAAGCAGGCAACCAAGCTTGAGCCCAGGAACGCCAACTTCCTCGACACGCTCGGCGCGGTCTTTTTCAAGCGGAACGAGCTTCCTCAGGCGATCTTAGCCTACAAGAGGTCCATCGAGCTCTACGGCGCTAGGGCCTCCGCGGTCCACGTTTGGGCGAGCCTGGCCAACGTGTACAAGAAGCAGGGCCAGCACGCGGACGCGGCGAAGGCGCTGGCCAAAGCCGCCGAGATCGAGCCGAATAATCCTGGACGCTGGCTGGACCTGGGCAACGGCCTAGCCCAAGCAGGCAAGCCGAAAGAGGCTGAGGAGGCGTTCAAGAGGGCCCTTGAGCTCGCGCCCGCGAGTGCCCAGGTGCACCTCGGATACGGCAATCACCTGCGAAAGGTGAGCCGGTATCCGGAGGCGGAGACCATCCTTCGAAAGGCGCTGGCGCTCGCGCCAAAGAACCCCTTCTGCTCGATCAACCTGGCCGAGATGCTGAAGGACCTGAAGCGGTTTGACGAAGCGGTCCAGGTCTACCGCGACTTCTTAGCGATCGATGCCGCCAACGGCATGGTGCTGAACAACCTGGCTTCGATCTTCGCCTTGACGGGAAAGAACCTGGACGAGGCTCTGGACCTCGCCAGGCGCGCGGTCGCCGACAACCCGAGCCGCCCGAACCGTGCCGCGCTGGTGGGCGAGATCCAGCGCATGAGGGGCGACCTAACGGACGCCGAGATTTGGCTGAGGAAGGCTTTGGACCTCTACAAGAACTCCACCGATGCGGCCGAGACCTGGGCGGAGCTCGGGCTGGTCTATGAGGCTCGCTGTAACAAAGCCAAGGCCGTCGAGCACTTCCGCAAGGCGCTCTCCTTCGACCCCAAGCAGCAGAATGCGCTTGACGGCATCAAGCGGTTAGGGGGATAG
- a CDS encoding sigma-70 family RNA polymerase sigma factor yields MARGDEAAAREVYETFCDPLLRFVVRRIRGSREDAEEITNDTFLAAMDMGETYDGSCSVFSWLCGLARNRIVDFHRRTGAAKRIPEDRLVRIDSETRSRLRELHDPSVSVEELVASLDRVRLVQALLNTLTPDQREAVSMRYVEGFSVPEIARIMRRTERSVERLLEKARERPRREMLRWLGDEPFRMICLELLVI; encoded by the coding sequence ATGGCACGAGGAGACGAGGCGGCGGCGCGGGAGGTCTATGAGACCTTCTGCGACCCGTTGCTGCGCTTCGTCGTTCGCCGGATTCGGGGTTCCCGCGAGGACGCCGAGGAGATCACCAACGACACGTTCCTCGCCGCGATGGACATGGGCGAGACTTACGACGGCTCGTGCTCGGTCTTCAGCTGGCTCTGCGGGCTGGCGCGAAACCGCATCGTGGACTTTCATCGAAGGACGGGCGCGGCCAAGCGAATTCCGGAAGACCGCCTGGTGCGGATTGATTCCGAGACGAGGTCACGGCTCAGGGAACTCCACGATCCTTCAGTCTCGGTGGAGGAGTTGGTGGCTAGCCTGGATCGGGTTCGCCTGGTGCAGGCCTTGCTCAACACGCTCACTCCCGACCAGCGCGAGGCCGTTTCGATGCGTTACGTCGAGGGGTTCTCGGTACCCGAGATCGCGCGGATCATGCGCCGAACCGAGCGCTCCGTCGAGCGCCTCCTCGAGAAGGCCAGGGAAAGGCCGCGACGCGAGATGCTGCGGTGGCTGGGCGACGAGCCTTTCCGCATGATCTGCCTGGAGTTGCTGGTGATATGA
- a CDS encoding GAF domain-containing protein has translation MGFSLHPSQHTIAAPGVARRTLHGLSHLLDLAATAQQSGDDTRYRALVERCADWFSAKGASLFIGVGDEYSLVARAGADERAPANASIRRGEGVGGACIADGKPRILNDLDADPELSGRGIRKRSDIGSAMVVPLIAPSGGCVGVLNLSRTPQDTPFGSDELALANSVAAYLGLSIANADLVRQLQRSLNSSSALQDQLEGILLGVGVGILAFDSRGKLVRFNPEAAHILGTDLHVGSTGKSLRCGVDPALSRAIQDALAGKISRAHGRFGPTTESGRKSWSLTAKQLQDGVVLALHDTSDLEEAQEELSRVRRLAEIGQMAAAIAHEIRNPLTGIRGAAQVIRDEPELAAEFGEIIESEVAKLNRLCEDFLDFSRPLRMVKEPMRLSESFETPIKRLRSTFDERDIELSFVSEPEEPTILADPRRLEQVAHNLLRNAMEACVPGGKVQVRINGGTAEVQDDGCGMDEEAMSNLFVPFHTSKPSGTGLGLSNVRRILDAHDAAIEVVSAKGKGTTFRLRFPTGDMA, from the coding sequence GTGGGTTTTTCATTGCATCCATCACAGCACACGATCGCGGCGCCCGGCGTCGCCCGCCGAACGCTTCACGGCTTGTCCCACCTGCTCGACCTGGCGGCGACCGCGCAGCAGAGCGGAGACGACACGCGGTATCGGGCGCTCGTAGAACGCTGCGCCGACTGGTTCTCGGCGAAGGGCGCCTCCCTGTTCATCGGAGTTGGCGACGAATACAGCCTTGTGGCGCGCGCCGGCGCCGACGAGAGAGCGCCCGCGAACGCCTCGATCCGGCGGGGTGAAGGGGTAGGGGGCGCCTGCATCGCCGACGGCAAGCCCCGCATCCTCAACGATCTCGATGCCGACCCCGAGCTCTCGGGCCGAGGCATCCGTAAGCGGTCCGACATCGGCTCTGCCATGGTCGTGCCGCTGATCGCGCCGTCCGGCGGGTGTGTGGGGGTGCTCAACCTCTCCCGAACCCCCCAAGACACGCCGTTTGGATCCGACGAACTGGCGCTTGCCAACTCGGTGGCCGCCTATCTGGGTCTCTCCATCGCCAACGCGGACCTCGTCCGCCAACTGCAGCGCTCACTGAATTCATCCAGCGCCCTCCAGGACCAGCTTGAGGGCATCCTTTTGGGAGTTGGGGTCGGGATTTTGGCGTTCGACAGTCGTGGAAAGCTGGTCCGCTTCAACCCGGAAGCCGCACACATTTTGGGCACGGACCTGCACGTTGGGAGTACCGGCAAGAGCCTGCGTTGCGGTGTGGACCCTGCACTCTCCCGAGCCATTCAGGACGCTCTGGCCGGGAAGATCTCGCGCGCTCATGGGCGCTTCGGCCCGACGACGGAATCGGGCCGAAAGAGCTGGAGCCTGACCGCGAAACAGCTTCAAGACGGTGTCGTTCTGGCACTGCACGACACCTCGGACCTCGAGGAGGCGCAGGAGGAGCTCTCCCGCGTGCGGAGGCTCGCGGAAATCGGGCAGATGGCGGCCGCCATTGCCCATGAGATCCGAAATCCGCTGACGGGCATCCGTGGCGCGGCCCAGGTCATTCGGGATGAACCCGAACTCGCTGCCGAGTTTGGAGAGATCATCGAGTCTGAAGTAGCCAAGCTCAACCGCCTCTGCGAGGACTTCCTCGACTTCTCCAGGCCGTTGCGGATGGTGAAGGAGCCAATGAGGCTGAGCGAATCCTTCGAGACTCCGATCAAGCGACTACGCTCCACATTCGACGAGCGCGACATCGAGCTTAGCTTTGTTTCAGAGCCCGAGGAACCGACAATCCTAGCGGACCCACGGCGCTTGGAGCAAGTCGCCCACAACCTGTTGCGCAACGCCATGGAGGCTTGCGTGCCGGGCGGAAAGGTCCAAGTGCGAATCAACGGTGGGACTGCCGAGGTCCAGGACGACGGATGTGGGATGGATGAAGAAGCGATGAGCAACCTGTTCGTTCCTTTTCACACCTCAAAGCCGAGCGGCACCGGTTTGGGTCTGAGCAACGTCCGACGCATTCTGGACGCCCACGACGCCGCGATCGAAGTGGTCTCGGCAAAGGGCAAGGGAACCACATTTCGACTCCGATTTCCGACAGGTGACATGGCTTGA
- a CDS encoding sigma-54-dependent Fis family transcriptional regulator, translating to MKEPKRLLIVDDEPHIRRVLQAAFEKAGYGAGCAGDAAEALEHLRESSFDLVLTDVTMPGMTGYELLREIKAAHPEIPVVIMTAYGTIPAAVQAIRDGAFEYITKPFDLEVLKKVVASALEEASRPAETAGPRRSSRSKAGFQMIAESPAMKEVLATIEQVADSKATVLVTGESGVGKEVVAKALHTLSARSAKPFVAVSCAALPETLLESELFGYEKGAFTGANGSKVGRFELAHTGTLFLDEIGDIPATIQIKLLRVLQEREFERLGASRATKVDIRLVTATNRDLAEAVEAGTFRLDLMYRLQVVEISIPPLRERLEDIQPLAEHFLAKCAADNGRSKLKVGADALRVMQGYRWPGNVRELENTMERATVLAPESAEELTLFLLPPHMRKAA from the coding sequence TTGAAAGAACCGAAGCGCCTCCTAATCGTCGACGATGAGCCGCACATTCGGCGTGTGCTCCAGGCCGCATTTGAGAAGGCCGGCTATGGGGCTGGCTGTGCGGGCGATGCCGCCGAAGCGCTGGAGCACCTTAGGGAAAGCAGCTTCGACCTGGTGCTCACCGACGTGACGATGCCGGGCATGACCGGCTATGAGCTGCTTCGAGAGATCAAGGCGGCCCACCCGGAGATTCCGGTCGTCATCATGACCGCTTACGGAACGATTCCCGCGGCCGTTCAGGCGATTCGAGACGGCGCGTTCGAATATATCACGAAGCCGTTCGACCTGGAGGTCTTGAAGAAGGTCGTGGCCTCGGCTCTTGAGGAAGCAAGCAGGCCCGCCGAAACCGCCGGCCCGCGACGCAGTTCTCGAAGCAAAGCCGGATTCCAGATGATCGCCGAATCGCCGGCGATGAAAGAGGTCCTCGCCACGATCGAGCAAGTGGCCGATTCCAAGGCGACCGTGCTGGTGACGGGTGAGAGCGGCGTTGGAAAGGAAGTGGTCGCCAAGGCACTCCATACCCTTTCGGCGAGGTCAGCCAAGCCGTTCGTGGCTGTGAGTTGCGCAGCGTTGCCCGAGACCTTGCTTGAGAGCGAGCTGTTTGGCTACGAGAAGGGCGCGTTTACCGGGGCTAACGGCTCGAAGGTGGGCCGATTTGAGCTGGCCCACACGGGCACTCTGTTTCTGGATGAGATTGGCGACATCCCCGCGACAATCCAGATCAAGCTCCTGCGCGTCCTCCAGGAGCGCGAGTTCGAGCGACTGGGCGCGAGCAGGGCAACCAAAGTGGACATTCGGCTCGTGACGGCGACCAACCGGGACCTGGCCGAAGCGGTCGAAGCCGGCACGTTCCGGCTCGATCTCATGTACCGGCTTCAGGTGGTCGAGATCTCGATTCCGCCGCTTCGCGAACGCCTGGAGGACATCCAGCCGCTGGCGGAGCACTTCCTGGCCAAGTGCGCTGCCGACAATGGGCGCTCGAAGCTCAAGGTCGGGGCCGACGCGCTCAGGGTGATGCAGGGTTACCGATGGCCGGGCAATGTGCGCGAGCTTGAGAACACGATGGAGCGCGCGACGGTGCTGGCGCCTGAGAGCGCGGAGGAACTGACGCTCTTCCTGTTGCCTCCGCATATGCGAAAAGCGGCATAG
- a CDS encoding ThuA domain-containing protein gives MSKSALIVWGGWDGHEPDKVAALFHSILTGEGFQVEVADTLTAFEDYDKLSRLNLIVPIWTMGEIKHEQREPVVKAVRDDGVGLAGCHGGMCDAFRNDTDWQFMTGGQWVAHPGNDGVRYAVNLCRSVSSPIIEGLQDFEVCSEQYYLHVDPGVQVLATCDFPAPGVGGPHEMNPCKMPTVWTKHFGKGRVFYNALGHHADILEAEVPKEITRRGFLWAAK, from the coding sequence ATGAGCAAATCGGCACTCATCGTCTGGGGTGGCTGGGACGGCCACGAACCGGACAAAGTCGCAGCCCTCTTTCACTCCATTCTCACCGGCGAAGGCTTCCAGGTCGAAGTCGCCGACACCCTAACCGCTTTTGAAGATTATGATAAGCTTTCGCGCCTGAATTTGATCGTACCGATCTGGACCATGGGCGAGATCAAGCATGAGCAGCGCGAGCCTGTCGTCAAAGCCGTCCGCGACGATGGCGTGGGCCTCGCCGGGTGCCACGGCGGCATGTGCGACGCTTTTCGCAACGACACCGACTGGCAGTTCATGACCGGCGGCCAGTGGGTGGCTCACCCCGGAAACGACGGTGTCCGGTATGCGGTCAACCTTTGCCGGTCCGTCTCCAGCCCGATCATCGAGGGCCTGCAGGACTTTGAGGTCTGCAGCGAGCAGTACTACCTTCACGTCGATCCCGGCGTGCAGGTGCTGGCGACCTGCGACTTCCCCGCCCCGGGAGTCGGCGGTCCGCACGAGATGAACCCCTGCAAAATGCCGACGGTCTGGACGAAGCATTTCGGAAAAGGGCGGGTGTTCTACAACGCCCTGGGGCATCACGCCGACATTCTTGAGGCTGAAGTGCCCAAAGAGATCACCCGGCGCGGCTTCCTCTGGGCCGCAAAGTAG
- the scpB gene encoding SMC-Scp complex subunit ScpB, whose translation MNIVSSLEALLFVADAPAPAEALAVALGVSVGQVEQALEVLQGRLAEQSSLEVVQLAGGYQLSTRKEYAGAISEFLKPQRSRLSRSLMEVLAIVAYRQPITAAEIERVRGVQSDYGLRSLLERRLIRDVGRKQAPGRPTLYGTTQQFLHQFNLKDLASLPPLDPALPAKLDAALETLPGTTEIPAEEETAAGPNPDA comes from the coding sequence GTGAATATCGTCTCCTCGCTGGAAGCCCTCTTGTTCGTCGCCGACGCCCCCGCGCCGGCGGAAGCCTTGGCCGTCGCCCTCGGCGTTTCGGTTGGGCAGGTGGAGCAGGCGCTCGAAGTGCTTCAGGGTCGGCTGGCCGAGCAGAGCAGCCTCGAGGTTGTACAGCTCGCGGGCGGCTATCAGCTCAGCACACGAAAGGAGTATGCCGGGGCGATTAGCGAATTCCTGAAGCCGCAGCGCTCCCGCCTGAGCCGGAGCCTCATGGAAGTTCTGGCGATCGTAGCCTACCGCCAGCCCATCACCGCCGCTGAGATCGAGCGCGTGCGCGGCGTTCAGAGCGACTATGGGCTGCGTTCGCTTCTTGAACGGCGCCTTATTCGCGACGTCGGGCGCAAGCAGGCCCCCGGGAGACCTACCCTTTATGGAACCACCCAGCAGTTCCTCCACCAGTTCAACCTAAAGGACCTGGCGAGCCTGCCGCCGCTCGATCCCGCGCTTCCCGCAAAGCTGGATGCGGCGCTCGAAACCCTTCCAGGCACAACCGAGATTCCAGCGGAGGAAGAGACCGCTGCCGGCCCGAATCCTGACGCTTGA